In the Brassica oleracea var. oleracea cultivar TO1000 unplaced genomic scaffold, BOL UnpScaffold00853, whole genome shotgun sequence genome, one interval contains:
- the LOC106320233 gene encoding DNA-directed RNA polymerase III subunit rpc31, translating into MAYRGGRGRGRGGFGGFGVEYAKAEPFVIFPDITLPDRKSISDDTQLLKNFNFFERFWKSSPYHLGDGVSKKESESLDIERFSDTLKPKKKKSNERGSFYDYLVLRPDNFPKELLGDTRRERPVKRARWTQDADLQKLEALEKLEAKLKAEGKEENEEGEGDEEVEESEGEDSENGDYDQNKDFDDDDDDYNEPEDNDNEDVYI; encoded by the exons ATGGCTTACAGAGgaggacgaggaagaggaagaggtggGTTTGGTGGGTTTGGCGTTGAGTATGCAAAGGCAGAACCTTTTGTTATTTTCCCT GACATTACCTTACCTGACCGTAAATCAATCTCAGACGATACCCAATTACTTAAGAACTTCAATTTCTTTGAGAGGTTCTGGAAAAGTTCGCCTTACCACTTAGGCGATGGTGTTTCAAAGAAAG AGAGTGAGAGTTTAGACATTGAGAGGTTCTCAGACACGTTGaagccaaagaagaagaagtctaaTGAGCGGGGATCTTTCTATGACTATCTTGTTCTTAGACCTGATAACTTCCCTAAAGAACTTCTTGGAG ATACTCGAAGAGAACGGCCTGTGAAGAGAGCAAGATGGACTCAGGACGCAG ATCTGCAGAAGTTGGAGGCCTTGGAGAAGCTTGAAGCAAAGCTTAAG GCTGAAGGCAAGGAAGagaatgaagaaggagaaggtgatgaagaagttgAGGAATCTGAGGGAGAAGATTCTGAAAATGGAGATTATGATCAG aataaagactttgatgatgatgacgacgatTATAACGAGCCGGAGGATAACGATA ATGAAGACGTATATATCTAA